The region TACGTAACACTTCCTTTTTACTCACTGAGCAGAGTCTGTTACAGGGGCTGGAACTTGTAGAGATGTAGGAGATCTAAGTCCACTGCTGGAATTGTCCCAGACCAGATTGGAcaggaatgtgtccctgcccctggcagcagGTGGGACTCAatggctttaaggtcccttcaagCCAAATCATTCCATCATTGCATGATTCAACTTCATTGAGCCAGGTAACGCTGCTCTTCTTTGACAGATGAAAAAATGAACTCAGCAGGGGATATTGGCAATAAATTCctctctgtgagggtggtgtggccccagaacaggttacccagagaagctgaggctgccccatccctgggagtgtccaagggcAAGTTGGATATTGCTTGGAGCAACGTGGGctactggaaggtgtccctgcccatagcagggagTGGGGATGGCCCTGGAGCCTTGAGGTGCCTTCCACCCGAGCCATTCCATGTCTCCTGGGCACATTGCCATGCTTGTTTGACAGCAAAAGCCATCCATGTGAAGATTCCAGGACTCGAGCACAAGTTTTTACCTGAATACTTCAGTTTTATTAGTCTCTCTTAGAATACTGTACAAAGgagtaataaaaatattcacaCTTTATTTTAGAAAGTTCTCTACATGAGACTCCTGTATCCACAGCAAAAAGAAGGCTatgggaaaaaacccctaaaacttTGTACAGAACATTCCTTTAAAAACCCTCCCAACTAATTCTGCTGATTTAACTGATCCAAGGAGGGTATGGACACACCAACACTCACATGCTTAAAAGATATTCTAGGCAATGATAAAGCAACATAAGTCACAAGAAGGAATATTAATGTGTTAAcccactgctgtcccctcctTGAGGGCCAGTACCGAGCTTctaaaaacaacccaaagttGAACAGTGATTCAAACATAAAAGAGAATAAGTAGCCctccatttattttaattttataggCTTTTTCCTGCAAAGGTTAGgactgtttgccagcctggtaGCTCTGTGAAAGGACTCCCAGGTCAGGATCCCTGattcaggagcagcaggctgggaggaCTTGCTGGTTTGCTGAGAGtcctggagcaggggctgcatGGTGCTGACAGTGGCTGAGGGGCTTTGCCAAGTACAAGATGGGACAGGCTGCTGCCAGTTCTTGGGAAGGCTTCCAGCCTTTCAGaagtttttctctttaattgcacaccaaaacagaaaagcttAAAATAACTTACCAGGGGTTGTTTTTCCATCACAGGAGATTTGATCTCTCCAGGTAGGAACTTGTCCTGATCATGATACAGGACCAGTGTGAGAGGAAATCTGTCAAGTGTGGTGTGATCAGAATCCCATTTAAAATCAGTAACAATCAGTtatctcctccctgcagcaccacaTCTGGTAAtgtttcctttctcctcccacAGTGTGGATTCACCCTTGATCTGTCCCCTGCCAGGACATGTCTGACCACCCCTCAAGCTGCTCATGCTGTCCTTTCACTTCAGACTGCCTCAGGTACACCCAGAAATGGTGGTTTAATTACAACTGACTTCTTGCTTTTGATTTTTGACTGATCCTGACACCTACCCTTAAGTTGGGATCTTAAGGAAGATGCTACCCCACGTGCAATTGTTCAAATACTtattaattatatataaatacttAACTCACCACAATAGAACATGAAATCTTTCTTCAACTTGCTTCTTTCCATACTACTTATATTTCCCTTTACATTTCCCTTGACTGGATTAACTGAGTCCTAATTAATGTCAGTTATTCCATGGAAAAATGCCACACCTGTGTTGTGAAGAGTGTCATGTCATGACTCTGCCATTGGCTGTTTTGATCATTTGTGTGAAGGAGAGAAATCAAAAAATACTTACTTTTGTTGCTAAGCAGAGTCTTAATTACAAGTTTGGGGCTTTATGCTTTAGAACCTGCTTGTTTGAGAAGTTCATAATCCCATTCTGAGTCCCAGCTGATCTTTAATTTAAGGAAACAGGGTCAGATAGTGTCAGTGACCACACAAGTGTTCAAACCCACAGCTGTGTTATTGCTGAATCTCATAAAAAGCTGATCCTTTCAATTGATAATTATTCTAAATTTACAAATCTGTGATGTGCATATGCTTAGAAATACCCAGCATATGTCTGTCTGTGAGAAGGCATGTCTGAAAGCATCTAGAGGCTGTTTCTGTTACAAAAAAGATGGTTTTCCCCATGTTTTCTATGACAATAAttagttttctttcatttccccTGGAGATGGAAGTGGTGTCTGGGCAGACACTCAGGTCTGTTCAGCACCACAATCAGAATTTCAGCTCCAGCCTCAGgcaccctgccaggacctgccctCCTGCAGGAATACTGCCCATGTCTGTGTCATTTCCCAGCTGATTGATGAAATATCTCTATTTTTATCACAATTATCATTGTCTAGTAGCTTAAAGAGCCGATTAGGGTAGAGAGTACCTCAGCtaaagcagcagctcttctaTCCTAGGTTTGAAGGTTTAAACTGCCCATCAAGGAAATTGCACATCTGTCAATTCCCTGGGGTCTCCAGCCAGATTCTCTTCTCCTTCTACCTGCTTGAAAACTTCATTTTCACTCGGATTTCCACTTTCCAAACACATTAGGGGATGGTTCTCCCTGCATTCCAGCAGCCCTTTGAGGTACACTCCATATTTTCCCTTCCCTGTAGCAGTCCCAAAGGAAGTCTGAGAGAGAAGTGAAGCAACTTGGCTAAAATATGCATGGAGTAGTAACAGATCTAAAAATTCCCCCTTCCATGTCCTATGCTCAGACCATCCAAATCCTCAACACTCTCCACCACGGTCTCTAAAGCTGGATTTGCTACtgcaaggacaaaaaaaaaatgcagatttaaaAGATTTATACAATTGTCAAAAAAGGTGAAACGATATAAGCACTAAGACAACAAAAATATAGGTTTTCATGGGGTTACAGGGGAAGAGTGAGGGAAAGCCCATTCCATCTGGGACACAACCCAAAGGCAAATCAGGTCATTCTGATTTTCAGTAAAACAGTAAAAGCTGTCTCAGCCAGGAAACCTAAGCCTGCTTTATTTAGGTGGTGATTTTAGAGGAAAAAGGCTTGATTTTGTTCCTCTGTGACAGGATCTACTATCAGTGACAAATTGACTCCTTTGCTGGTCAATTCatctgctgctggtgctgctgctcacacagccctTGGGCATGGAGCTGAGGGACAGATTCCAGCTAAGCCAGAAATCCAACCCTTGAGTCCATGCAGAACTGGCAAATCCCAGTCACACGCACTTAAACAACCAAGGAGCTGAAGTGAGGAGAAAAATTCCAAGTCAAGGATGGCTGCCTGCTTGATTAGAGCAATCAGCCCTCCTCCTGTACCTGCCCAGTCAGCCTCTCCCACACCTGTCCATGTCCATGCTCCAAAGAGCTCCATGGCCTTTGGTGTCAGTCATTAAATCACCTGCCCACTGAGCCCCTGTGCACTTAAAAACAGCAGTTTGGGGTGGGGAGAGGAGTTACCTGGGCAGATTTGGGTATAAACTGAAAGTAACAAGCATGATTTTGGATCTATCCACCTTTTCCCTGGACCACACGGATGGTGATGTAGGAAATCAAAAGCTTTGTCAAACTGCAGGTCACTTCTTCCTGTGCTCTTTTTAGGAAAAGAACTTCCCTTCTCAGTGGTGTCAAagattgcaaaataaaaatctgtcgTTCACTTCCCCCTCCCACTTCCCGCCTAAAACTGGAAATCAGACCCCAAAACCATCCAGTCCTGGGAAAGTCTGGCTGTATCCCTTTGGAAATTATTTCCCTCACATTCTGCTCAAAGCACCCAGcttcaggaagggaaatgtattttaaagtgCATTTACCACAGCAATAGTACCAGCACTAAAAGCTTTTCCCCTCATCCCTATCCTCGTCATTCCATGTCTGGAATAGATGAGACTCTTCCCAGAATTCATCCTTGTTGTACCTCAAAGTCTCAGTGGTTTTGCATCTATTGATGaccctgggagaagagaaatCCGGTGTCGCACGTCCTGCTCCGCGCTAAACTCTACTCTGGAGCTGGTTTGGATTTATTGGGCACGAGGATCCAGCATGCGGAATGTGTCTGTTGGGATCTGCCTTTAAACGGCCACTGCCAAACCACATCCCAGTCTGTGtgtggggaggaaaaggggctggagggaaggagcccCCCGGGCCCCGCTGCTCCGCCATCCGCTCCGGCCGCGCTGCTCAGTACTTGTTGATGCCAAAGATCCTCACTCCGTGGAGCTGAGGCAGTTTGGGGATCAGGACGCTCATGAGGGAGATGGTGTTGATGATGAAGTGTATCCGGTCGTACTTGGTGTAAAAGCTGGTTAGAAAATAcctgcagagggaagggggGAACAGAGGGAGAGGCAAACTGAGCTGTGGCATTCCGTGTGTTTAACTCCCAGGACACAACACCGACGGGTGCTGGGACACGAGGTGGCTCAGCCAGCCCAGAATACTCACAGGACGATGGGCATGATGGTGAGGAACTTGCGGGACGCGGTGAACTGGACTCCATAATCCATCTGCTCCCAGTGCGTGAGCAGCCGGGCCTTGCCCTGGTCCGGGGTCTCGAAGGGGGTTCCCTTCACGGTGTGCAGGAAGATGTACATGCTCTGCAGGACACACACGTGAGGCACACGGggccctgcaccccaaaaaccccggaCCCACGGCAGTGCTTGCACCCCCGCGCCGTTCCACTAGagggatgtggagctgctggaaaagcCGGGGCGGCCgggaagggaggaaaggagagctGGGAAAGGCCGGGCCAGCTCGGCTGCTCCACGTCAGAGCTCTCGCTCGGCTCTGGGTGTGAGCCAAGGAGGCGGTGGCAAGATTACAGCCCTGGGATCTCTGCGATCGGGAGATTAGCGCCTGCCTGCTGCCTGAAGGCTCCCCGAAAATGTCTGCGAGAAGGTCTGTCACCCCCTGATTACCAGGGGAGCACAAGTCACAGACAAACATTCCAAGCACAGCTCCCAAgtacagccactcctggcctttAAATTCCTTTTTGTCCCCAGAAATTAAAGCTGCCAGGGAAGATGGGTGAGAAGCCAGAAGCTTGTGAGCTGAGTGCTGAGCTGTTCCAGTTTGGGGCTTTGTGGTTGTTTTTAtctcctgagcagctccagtTTGAGGGTTTGTGGAGGTTTTTAtctcctgagcagctccagtTTGGGCGTTTGTGGAGGTTTTTATCCCCCTCTAGTAATAACTTATCACGAGGGTCCTCAATCCCTGTAATTTTTATCTCTGGAATATTCCCAGGCTGAGATATTATTTAGAATAAAAGATAAACAATCAGTTGCTCCATCCCTGAAGTTTTTTGTCCCCTGTGCCCAAGGGGACCTATGTGGGGATTTGATCTTCAGAGAGAAGAATCAGTTCCTGGACTAATCTTTCACTTTAGGCAGAACAAAATCTGGGGGTTAATCTTGTTTTTTCTTAACTCTCACGAGGCCAATTCAGGTTTTACCAACCCCAGTGATGGGGTCTGTCACAGATTTCTTTTGGAAGGGGACACAATGAAGGACTTGCCCTACAGGGAATGAATCCACatcccctctgagcagcctCACCAGGTGTTGCTGCCTCACCTGTACCTGGGCTGGATTTAAATCCATGACCCAGAGGCACCAGTACAAGCTGAGGGCCGGAGATTGAGCAACTCACCCGGCATCTTTGGAAACACAAAGGAATTATTTCACCAGGAATCTCAGCACATTGCTCAGAGCAACAGCTGTGCAAGGCTCCCTATGTGTGCCCCGGGCCACGCCGCTCCCTTACCAGGTTGTGGATGATGTTGGTGAGAGTCCAGACCACGGGGACACTGAAGAAGGGGATGCTGAGCAGCACGACGTGCAGCAGCCCGATGCCCAGCACGTAGGACAGCCAGATGCCACGGCTGTTCATCACCCGCGTGTTGGGGTTCACCTCGCTGTGCGCCGTGCCCACGTTCATCCTGCccctcctggctggcagcagcccctgcagcacaaACAGCGAGGTCAGAGCCCGGGTCCAAACTGCTCGGCggggctgagcacaggctggtTGGCAAGCAAAGCCAAAATGTGCTGTTTGCTATAAAAATCCCCAGTCAGTTCCCTCCTCTGCCCCTCGTTAGTGCCATTCTTAGAGCTGACGTCGCTGACTCCGGGAGTGGTTGAGATTTGGGAATTATGTGTGGGAAGCTTGTCTGTGACAGAAGCTTCTTGTGATGTGAGATGCTTTCCTGAAGCCGAGGTGTCGAGGTTCAATCCCACGATTGCCTGACAAAACTCAAACCAATACTTTTCAGCACTTTTAAATCTCATCACAGTGTTAATCATGGAAACACACAGCATAGGAAGCTTCCTGCGTGTTTATGGAGTCAGCATGACTTAAACttgggaagggaacagagcaTTTCCAGAGGAAAGGCTCTGTATCAACAGATCTCCTAATTAATTTAACTAAATGAACATGGTTCTGCACAGCTCAGGAGGTTTGCTGGTCTCCTGCTCTGGCTCACGTGTTTTGCCTTCAGATTTAATACttacagagggggaaaaaaagaggactaaaaaaaaattgcccCCCAGGGAAGGAATGAGATCCTTCTTGAGGAACGCAAAAAGGGAGAGATAACAGCTCAAAGTGCCTTGGGAGGATGTTCAGGAGGAAGAGCTGTGGAGGAGTCAGCCCTTCCCCTACCTGGAAACAACGACTGCCATGTAGGAGGAGCACAAAGATGGCTTTCTGGACAATgccaggagggagaggaagcAAGAGAGTATCACCCTCTCAGAGCAAGTCCTTGGAGTGGTGCCTCTGAGACAGTGAAGGTATCAAGTGGCTTTCTGGACTGACACAGtgccagtggcagcaggagagctCTGGCTCACTGATATCCAGGGATTACAGGAAACAGCACAAACTAAACCCACTGTAAAGCTGAATGTCTTCACACCAACACCAGGGAAACTCTTCTGTAAAATCATCCCTGTGTCCCACGGAAGAGGAGCTTGATGAGATGATCCAGTTCATCCTCCTTGGCCACAGCACCCCACAGTGAAGGCTGTTTCCTGATGTCTGGCCTTGtgcctttgctcttgcttcccacagctggaggctgtgttgctgttccctccagctctccgGAGGCGAGCTCGAGCCAGATCCAACATCACACTCTCCTCACTGccagctgttcccagctccctcacagTGCTGGGCCTGCCTTGGCTCAGGAGCTGGCACCATCCCCactcctgcccagggctgggactcACAGCCAGCCTCCACTCCACAGCTCCTGGAATGCTCCAAGTAACTCCCAAACCTCTCCCATG is a window of Passer domesticus isolate bPasDom1 chromosome 27, bPasDom1.hap1, whole genome shotgun sequence DNA encoding:
- the ORMDL3 gene encoding ORM1-like protein 3 gives rise to the protein MNVGTAHSEVNPNTRVMNSRGIWLSYVLGIGLLHVVLLSIPFFSVPVVWTLTNIIHNLSMYIFLHTVKGTPFETPDQGKARLLTHWEQMDYGVQFTASRKFLTIMPIVLYFLTSFYTKYDRIHFIINTISLMSVLIPKLPQLHGVRIFGINKY